The region GAATTTGTAGAACTTAAGGTCATATGCGTAGGTAATGGTTTAGCAGAGGTgcacaaaaaaagacaagggCTGCTTATTAATCACCAAATGCAACTATGTTAGAACATGATTGCTCCCACTGTTATCTACTGAGTTTGTAATAGGAATATGTGATGCATTGAGCaagaaaaggcttttcatttcTAAGGGTGTGTAGATTGAGCATTTCCACAAGGGCAGTGCTGGCTTATACTCCTACCCCCAACCCTGCCACCACCAGTTTATACACTGCACCCtctgtgctgtttatttttaactctgatAATTTCCCATGCCTGGTCCTGCATTTGTGGGATTGTGTAAATTCTCTAAATTCTCTAGAGGCCTGCTAATGAGAACGTAGCTTGATAAGGCATGAAATGAAGACGTTGCCTCTCTCGAGCTGCAGTGTGCGAACTCTTCTGCTGGGCCAGGACAACTGTGTGTGTGGCTGAATGGTGAACCGGAGTGTTGAAATGACCAAGTAGAAGGCAGAAAGGGGCTCAAAGCTGACTGAAGATTAACTGGGGAAGAACTGTGTGTTTGAAGTTTCACAGTGCGTTCCAAATCATTTGGCTGAACTTTTCctttagttttgtatttcttttctggtttttagtGTCCCATGCAGGAAATGAAACCGCAGACAAACGTGTTGGATCTTCTTCCAAAACTGAAGTCTATGGCCCTAGCTGACAGGGCAGTGTTTGAGAAAGGGATGAAAGCATTTGTGTCTTACGTCCAGGCTTATGCCAAACATGAATGTAATCTGATCTTCCGAATAAAAGGTAATTCCCAGCAGGGGCGGGTATCTTTTACTGTTCCTTTCAGAAGACAGTATTTGGTTTGGCAAAAAATGTAGTGTTATTGTCCACAAGCTTCAACTACTGATTCCTGTTCTCAAAGTTACTTTCTGCTGCATCAGATTCTGACAAAACTCCTGTTTTTTCAAGCAACTTGTTTCTCAttgttttcaggaagaaacatTTCATTAGTAAGTTTGACCAAAACTGACAtaagcataaataaaaatgacttaGTATTGTTATTAGTATTAAGTATAGAATGAAAGCAATACAGTAAGATAATGTTCTTTTCTGTGACTTGCTAagttaaattaacttttttccagcaggaaacTGACtttataatctttattttaacAGATCTGGATTTTGCTAGCCTTGCCAAAGGTTTTGCATTGTTAAAAATGCCAAAGATGCCTGAActaagaggaaaatgttttccagaCTTTACTCCAGTCACTGTTAATACAGACTCCATTTCATTTAAggataaaaacagagaaaaacagagacaaaagcaattagaacagcaaagaaaagaaagagaggaaaacggagggaaaaagaaattcataaaGAACAAAGCCTGGTCAAAACAGAAAgccaagagagagaagaaaaagaaaataacagctaaAAGGAAGCGTGAAGAGGTAAACTGTGCCTGTTCTATTAAACTGCATGTGATTACTGTAGCATAGGTACATATTTTCACAGGGCAGAGAGCCATGGGATTTTAGTTCGATGGAACTGATGACTGTAAATTAACTTTTTAGGACCTTGACaggcaaagcttaaaaaaattacagagaagctTTTCAAAGTCAAACACTAAAACAACTTCTCAGCCCTCTGGTGCTAGTCAATAATGCTGCCAGCCTAAGTAGCatagatttttatttctcagaggtGCCACAGTATGGCATGATGGTCGAcagtacttgattttttttttccttcttcgcTTTTTTCAATTCTCAACAAGTGTAACTGAGAGTTAGATAGTTTCCTAGGTAGAAATTGAGTATTCTTTCCTGCTTGGAAACTCCTGGCAAAATCAGAGTTGTAAACTTCCCTTGTGTTTGGCTGTATAGAATGAAAGCCTTTTGGTGTTGtgtttaatttgttatttttcaacTGTCAACAGGGCTCTGATATTGAAGATGAGGATATGGAAGAGTTGCTGAATGACACAAGACTcttgaagagattaaaaaaaggaaaaattagtgAAGAAGAGTTTGAGAAGAGACTAACAGGCAGCCAGAGTAGACTCAAAGCAGAAACTGTTGCTGACTTAGAGTCTGAAGGTTGACGGTTACTCTAACCAcacttttacattaaaatactGCCTATTtcaataaaactgtatttttataacaaaataatgaTGCAGAGAACAGACTTGATCTAATTTCTTCATAAAGACACGTGGCGTCCATAAAGACATACAAACAAGCCAGCAGTTAAGAACAAAGCTAAAACCACCGCTCTTGTATGGTGTAGCAGGAGCTGCAGATTTCTATTAGCAGCCTTgggcattttttcattttggttttttttttcagatacataCCACAGATCAGTAAGTAACAGCATACCTCGGAATGAGACTGAATACACTGTAAGGTATTTCATTTTACAATATCAAAATACTCCAcccatctttaaaataatttattttaggtCTTTAGAAGCTGTAGtaacttttggatttttttttttaacagtggtcCATCCACATATAATGTTTTGCTTTAAACACTCAAGAAGGCTGATAATTACATTAATCCTTATAATGTCATCTCCTTACCATGTCCATATAACTTGTATCATCTTCCAAGTTCTTACAACTGTGATAGTCACTGAAGATGATACATCCTGTACACCGAGTCCTCTGTTACAGATAGAGTTTAATAAGTTCATCACTGACAGCTGATGGAGTTAACACACCGAGGTCTGTAAACAGTAACGTAATTAGCGATGGTGATGTGTAGTCAATCCAGGGATGCTCCTGTGTTAGATTCTGACTTGTTTTCAGAGTGTCTGCTTTGTACTAGAAGGAAACGGAGACCATTAGTTATTACACAACTGCAAGTTAAAACCTCTTTTGGGTCTCAAGCAGATGTTTGTGGTAAAACTGAAGGAAGTCAGTTGCTTTAAAATGAGGCATAGGCTGGTGCCACCTTGGATGCAgctcttttatcttctttataaAGTACAATTTGTACAATGTGTATTGATTTAACTGTTTCTtgccctcagctgctcctgtGCCCCAAAGGAACTGCTTTAGGAACTACATGTTAGTACTATGAAAAGTTACGGCTGTTTGACGTGACTGTAATGTGGAGCAACTCCATATTATGTAAAGTAAGCTAAAGTGGAGAGATCCAGATAAATGAAGACATGCTTAGATGAAAGTTTTTGATAGACACATAAGTGTGCATCTTAGCTGGCTAAGAAGTAATTTGAATTTCTCTTACCTTAAACTTATCTGGGACGTCCTGCTGATTTAGAGGAAAAAGTCTTACAAACTTGAAACTTTCTGCTACCACATAAAATGGCTTATTCTGAGCTTTGGCACACACAGCAATTTGATTAGTGCCAATCTGTGGAGACAGATGGAAAACAACATGCAGACTCAATGCTAGCGTGACATAATATTGCCTGGTTTCCAACAATAAATAGATGTTTACTGGATAATATCCaaatagaaaagatttttcagaaagcCTTAAATTCTTTAAAGAAACCAAACTTTAAAAGTCTAGAGTTTACAGAATGATGTAATAAACTCACTACCTATTACCTTGTTAATAATGCCTCCGCTTTCAACTACACCTTCAGCACCAACTAACACCAGGTCCACTTTCTCCATAATGTAGCTgttcaaagggggaaaaaaatccaagtcttaCTGGGCAATATGACAAATAACTTGCTGAACAGAACAGAAATCAGTAATTCAGACAGTCTTTCACTTTTCTGAACTAGTTTCATCTACCTATGTAAGCCCATGTGCGGTTACACATCCTTGGAGTGAGCTTTCATCTCCTTCCCTGGCAGGAACATTAagtaactgtattttttccagccACAGCTGACCTTGGCAATTGTGTAAATGCTGGAAGAAGTTGAAATCTGACTAGGAATGATACTCAGTTACAGGAACATGGGTGTCTATGGTAAGATACTCCCTACACAGTGAAGTGTAACTGCACTGTGATAACCTTGGCCAAATACATAGGATGCTCCTCATCTAATCCCCCTTTCTTGACATCCCTCCAATGTGTTTTGTTAATTGAAAATACAGAtctaaaaagaaaaccatcaacTAAGTGATCTGAATAGATTTAAGGTGTTAAACAGAACTTGCGGACTTGTCCACTCAAGCCGCTATCTTCCCTAAATCAGAGGTGCCTTGGTAAACAGACTGGTATGTATGCTCTTAGAGGCAGTCTTTCAGGCATTTTGCAGTTAGCAAGAACTGAGGTTCAGATTTATTatagttctttcttttctcatgcttTGGACTTATACTAAGCAGTGGTAATTTAGCAAATAGCTTAAGAAACCCCCAAATGATAACATGTATGcaaattagggggaaaaaagtaggTTTTTTGCGTAGCACTTcagttttctggggtttttttgcagatatCCCCAAGTTCTACACTTAGGTCTGACTCCATTTTTCATTCTAACATGTAAACATCAAATACTTGTTTTGTAGCAGGCGTATTCTCCTAATTGTGCACCTAAAGGTGTAACTTGTTTAGCTTGTTTGACGACTATGACAAACTAAGCAACAACCTCTGTAGTTTGAGCAAGCTTCTAGGAAACTTACATATAACACTATCAGCATAAAATTGTGATGAATAATATTAAGATTTAATGATCAGGCTTACCCAACGGCAGCATCCAGAATCACAGTCACAGGAATGTTCAGCTTCCTCAaggcttttgccattttttgccTATTAAAAAAATGCGTTTGAGGCTTAGAagtcttttctttaaagacaatGCTAGAAAAACATTGTCTGAAAGACTGAAACCCATGACTGCCCATGTTCCCTTGCCTGTAGTTTTGGTTTATGATGTACCCTCTAATAGAAAAGAAGTTCTTCTctagaaatggaaacaaacagattacaataaaaccaacaaaagtaAAGTCAGTTTGTTTTAGCCGTCAGGAATTACAGCTACAGAAAGATGAGTTGGTGAACTATTATTAAGATGAGAGATTACTTAAACTGTCTCAGCTTTTCCATCAACAGGGTgtaagaaacaagaaataaaggATTGGGTGCATTGCTAGAAGTTATTTCAGTGAAGCTGGAAAATTGTATGTACTTTACTTAACATCCTTGATTCTAGTGAAAGACTGGTTAGCAACATGTATTATCCAGTATGTAGGATTTATTACTTATACAACAGTGTATGCTCTGAAGAGGGAAAGCTTGCACTCTTGCTATCAGCAAGACACTTTATTTGGCATCTTCAAACAACGTTGTTAGCTAAATGTTTTACTTTGCTACGCTTAATAGAATACTGATTATTTTAGCCTACTTTTGAAACAGACAACTAGAAATCAGTTGTCTCCCATTTCCCCAGGAAAATATAGGTTGCCTGGCACTGACTGAAAGTTTGTAAACCTTTGAGGAAAACCTAGGTAACGCTGCTATTAGAATATTTAGTATTGCAAATTACTTGCTAATATTGGGTTCTTTTTTACTTGTCCAGAATAGTGTGATATTATTAGTGACagttataatttaaaatgctgcaaaCAAGCCTACCAGCTTTTCTTAAGGTATGACAGATTTGATGCTAGCTGTAACTTACCCTGTTAACCAAGATAAAACACAAATTAATGAGTACTTGCCCTGCTTGATCTGGCTGTGATTCAGTGACGTAAACACTGAATCGCTTCTTTGACTCAACAGCTGCTTCCAACACTCTGAGGACCACTCTTGAGTAGGCGTGTGTCAATATtcgctgtcaaaaaaaaaaataatcagacattACTTTTTGCTGAGCTTTGGGAACCTTTACTTTTGTTAAAGGTGTCACGGCTTTTACTTCACACAACTGTCCATCGACGTTAAGTAATAATATATGTCACTTGTATCCTACAAATCATAGGATAGCTGAACTTTATGTGGCCTGCCATGATGCGGCCACGGGGTGATGATCTAGTACTTTAAATGGAAACTTGAAGTTGTGACTCCTCGGCACCTCTTAGAAGTAGACCACAAGTTAAAGTTGGATTGCATGGAAACTGAGGTAGGGCAGAAGACGAGTCATAATAAAATAAAGCGATGGGTGATGTTACGCCTATGTACTTGCAGAAGCCACCATCAGACAATGCTGTTGTGAATGTTAATAAACTTTGCTGCCCTccccttctgtttttccattactGCAAGCAGCAGAGCACCAGAACAAGAGTGACCCTGCCTTGGCCTACTTACGGCACCATCTCTGATGAACGGATGACACAGCTTGGCGATTTTGTTCCTCGAGAGAGAGACCTTCCTGAGGAAGATCTCCCCGCGCTCGATCATGATTTCCTTGCACTTGGAGTAGTCCTGGAAAGCACAGCGATGCCTGCTGTGAGGCTGGAGGGTCCCCCAGCAGGCACCAGGCCGAGCAGGGGGCAGCCACCCTTACCGAGTACTCCAGGGAGGTGAGGCTGATGAAGCGCAGGAAGAGCTCCCCGCCGGAGGAGACGGCCACCGAGGAGTCCACCCGTGACAGGGTGTTGATGGCGGCCAGCAGGCTGCTCCTCAGGCCCTGGATAGTCTCCCCTGCGGGGAGGCAGAGGTGCGCggtcagggcagggctgggcctcACCGACACGGGCCTCGCCGTGAGGAGACCCGGGGCAGAGGGGGGACCCGGGCTCACCTCGGTCCTGCTTGAGGAAGCCCAGCAGCGCGCGGATGGCGGCCACGGCCGAGGCGACGTCGGGGTCGTCCCTCAGCTGCGCCTTGAACGTCTCGATCAAGTCTGCAGGACAGCGGGCGCGTCAGTctcggcccggcgctgccccgcgccgcccgccccccgctccccttaCCGTCCGTGCTCATGGCCgcggccgctccgctccccggcccgcccggccgccaccgccgccacaCCGCCCGCCTCGCCTGGGCGTGGCGCCGTTCGCGTGACGAGACCCGCTTGGATGACGTATGCCGTACCTTGACGTCATCTCCGGGCGCCGGGAGCAGCTGGTACCTTTGGCTGGCGCTATGAGCGCGGGTGAGGCGGCGGGGTCTCGGGGAGCGctgcggcgcggggtgggagcagccggcggggccgggccccagCGTGCCTTAGCCCTCGGGCAggccgggctgcggctgctccggCGTCCGGGTTCCTTCGGGAGAAGGCGGAGCGGAGGCCGAGAGCGGGGCTCTGGGGCACGGCTTTATCGCACCTGTGTCTCCTCAGTGAAGCTCTGCCAGGCCCGTGGGGCAGCCCGTGCCGCTCCGTGGCGCCCGGCCGGCAGGTTCCCCGCGTTAGCGCCGCGGGCTTGGCCCGGCGCCGGCTCCTCTGAGCTCCCAGCGGTACCGGGCGAGCCCCTCTGCTCGGGGGCCTTCAGTCGCTGCTGTTCGGCGTTTGCACGGAGCTTGGAGTGACGCTGCTGTGTTGTCACTTTTTCAGATGATGAGCTGAGCCTGCTGGTCATCGTCATTGACACCAACCCTATCTGGTGGGGAAAGAAGGCGCTAGGAGAAGCTGAGGTACGTCTTCTGGGTGTTGGTACTACTGATGGTGATTTCtgagggaaataatttttttttatgttagtaAGTAGCCAACAAATGGGATTAGTCTTTGATTTCTGAACTATGCTAACATTGTCTGCTAAAACAGATATAATGGATGTTAGAGTACTCTTAAAAATAGCTACCCGGTGTTGTGTATTTGTCAAAGCCTTTTTCTAAATGCTTCCTATTAAGAAAGGAAGCTCTTTCTGTGTCTTCAAATTCAAGTTCTTTTAACTGCAGTTATTTGAGAGATTTCTTCTAAATTACCTAACTGTAAATGTTATCGTGCtatatttactttcttctttttttcagcagttcACCCTATCAAAATGCATTGATGCAGTGATGGTACTGGGAAATTCGCACTTATTTATGAATCGCACCAACAGACTTGCTGTAATAGCAAGTCACACGCAAGAAAGGTATAGTTGCTTCTTAACAGCATAAAGGTTTAAAGTGTACTTTCCTCTGTCTGTCTCCTGATTTTCTTGTTGCATTGGAGTATATAATTGAAACCAGGTTTAAAATGCATAATGAATCATTGtcttaaaaccagaaattaacTAAAACTGTGTAGGAAAGAAATAATCTTGGTGCCTTacacaaagcaacaaaaaggCTTACAAGACAGAAGGGaggtttaaacagaattttacttaaaaatatatggAGAGAGAGGATGGTAAGGATGTGGTGAGCAGGATAGTGTAAGTGGCAGAAGTTTCCTGTTTAATGGGTATTTTTCCCCAGATAGTTGTGAGTCTCAGGATCTACCCCTAAGTGCAGTTACGGTATCTATTTGCCAATTCTCTTAAGGGGTGTCTTGAGAGGGGGGAGGTGAATGTGAGTTTTACTCCATTTTGGGTTTGAAGATTGCCTGCTTTATGCAGTCGCTTTAATGtcaaagcattaaaattaattgaaattctACTTCAGAGTATTGCTGACTACAGCTGATTAgtttatggcatttttttcttacaaggtTAAAGACAAAACATGAATACTTtggtttttctctgtttcagccgTTTCTTGTACCCTGGGAAGCATTGGGCTTTTGCAGATCTCTTTGGAGATGGTGGTAGTTCCATGGAATCAAATTGCTCTGGCAGCAAGGATGGAAAATATGAATTGTTAACAGCAATAAATGATGCAATTGCAGAAGAGATTAAAGACCTCATGACAAaaagtaaggaaaacaaaattctagGCTTAACATGCAGAATTGCAAAACACTTGGAATCTCAAGGAGTTGTaggaatttcctttattttgatcATGGGACTTTTAATACGTTTAAAGTAGATGAGTTTATTATGCTTGACACTTCAGGCCTCTGCATTAATACTATTTGCCAAAGATAAAACTTGTGGTATTTGGTATGGTCAGGTTCAGCAactgtttttatatataaaagtaaCTTTTGCAACTTTTCTTGTATTGCAGCTGACATGAGGGGCCAGCAAACAGAAACTCTGTTAGCAGGATCACTTGCTAAAGCACTTTGTTGTATCCTTTTGATAACAGAATCTTCAAAGcctttatgtatttttaagactgTTTCTTATAATATTAATTAAGTTTTACTATTCCTGTTCTGTAATAATACTCAAAACTGAAACCTTTGCCTAATAACTGTGCATCATGCTTGTTAAAATTTGTGTTGACTAAGGTGTGGTGAATATGTGGTATGGATACTGGAGTTATTTCCAAGAATAGAATGTAGATTCCTTAATGTCAGCTAATGTAGATATCAATAAGATGAGCAAAGAGGTAAAAGGTAATGCCTTTGCTCCTGTTTTGAGTACTTGCATAAATATTTGCATCAGAATAACAGACATAAATGCGTAtgtacatacaaacaaaaatgcatgtgttttaaCACACCTCCATTTCCAAAACTGGCAATAATAGGTACAGGTTTATCCTGATCATTTGAAGTTGCCCAGCTTAAACTAGGTCTGGGTGACGATTAGAAGAAAGGACTTGGATCATTAGTCCACATTCTTATTCTGATTTTCTGTGGCATGCAAGTAAAATGAGTAAAACTGTACCTGGAATCTCTTTAGAACAACTGGAGGTTGAGAGGAACTTTCTGAAAGTCACATGATGCACAGATCCTCTTCCAAAGGGACCACCTGCAGAGCTGTGATGATAGTTAAATTTCTTACTCGGTTTTGGTCATCGTCTTGTGACTTCTGTAATC is a window of Mycteria americana isolate JAX WOST 10 ecotype Jacksonville Zoo and Gardens chromosome 13, USCA_MyAme_1.0, whole genome shotgun sequence DNA encoding:
- the GTF2H3 gene encoding general transcription factor IIH subunit 3 isoform X1, translated to MPYLDVISGRREQLVPLAGAMSADDELSLLVIVIDTNPIWWGKKALGEAEQFTLSKCIDAVMVLGNSHLFMNRTNRLAVIASHTQESRFLYPGKHWAFADLFGDGGSSMESNCSGSKDGKYELLTAINDAIAEEIKDLMTKTDMRGQQTETLLAGSLAKALCYINKMSKEVKANQEMKSRILVIKAAEDSALQYMNFMNVIFAAQKQSILIDACVLDSDSGLLQQACDITGGIYLKVPHMPSLLQYLLWVFLPDQEQRSQLVLPPPIHVDYRAACFCHRNLIEIGYVCSVCLSIFCNFSPICSTCETAFKISLPPVMKAKKKKLKLAV
- the EIF2B1 gene encoding translation initiation factor eIF2B subunit alpha; the encoded protein is MSTDDLIETFKAQLRDDPDVASAVAAIRALLGFLKQDRGETIQGLRSSLLAAINTLSRVDSSVAVSSGGELFLRFISLTSLEYSDYSKCKEIMIERGEIFLRKVSLSRNKIAKLCHPFIRDGARILTHAYSRVVLRVLEAAVESKKRFSVYVTESQPDQAGQKMAKALRKLNIPVTVILDAAVGYIMEKVDLVLVGAEGVVESGGIINKIGTNQIAVCAKAQNKPFYVVAESFKFVRLFPLNQQDVPDKFKYKADTLKTSQNLTQEHPWIDYTSPSLITLLFTDLGVLTPSAVSDELIKLYL
- the GTF2H3 gene encoding general transcription factor IIH subunit 3 isoform X2 — translated: MPYLDVISGRREQLVPLAGAMSADDELSLLVIVIDTNPIWWGKKALGEAEFTLSKCIDAVMVLGNSHLFMNRTNRLAVIASHTQESRFLYPGKHWAFADLFGDGGSSMESNCSGSKDGKYELLTAINDAIAEEIKDLMTKTDMRGQQTETLLAGSLAKALCYINKMSKEVKANQEMKSRILVIKAAEDSALQYMNFMNVIFAAQKQSILIDACVLDSDSGLLQQACDITGGIYLKVPHMPSLLQYLLWVFLPDQEQRSQLVLPPPIHVDYRAACFCHRNLIEIGYVCSVCLSIFCNFSPICSTCETAFKISLPPVMKAKKKKLKLAV